A genomic region of Christiangramia sp. OXR-203 contains the following coding sequences:
- a CDS encoding ribonucleotide-diphosphate reductase subunit beta, which produces MSQIEPILQENKDRFVIFPIKHNDIWDWYKKMEACFWTAEEIDLHQDLTDWSNKLNADERYFIKHILAFFAASDGIVNENLAENFVNEVQYSEAKFFYGFQIMMENIHSETYSLLIDTYVKDEKEKNQLFKAIEVFPAIKKKADWALNWIESDSFAERLIAFAAVEGIFFSGAFCSIFWLKKRGLMPGLTFSNELISRDEGMHCDFAVHLHNNHLINKVPKEKIRKIIIDALNIEREFVTESLPVSLIGMNAKLMTQYLEFVTDRLLVELECEKEFNVTNPFDFMDMINLQGKTNFFEKRVSEYQKAGVMNKDKESDEISFDADF; this is translated from the coding sequence ATGTCTCAAATAGAACCAATTTTGCAGGAAAATAAAGATCGATTTGTGATCTTTCCAATCAAACATAATGATATTTGGGACTGGTATAAAAAAATGGAAGCTTGCTTCTGGACTGCGGAAGAAATTGATCTTCACCAAGACCTTACCGACTGGTCAAATAAATTGAACGCAGATGAGCGTTACTTTATAAAACATATCCTCGCCTTCTTTGCTGCTTCAGATGGTATTGTGAATGAAAACCTTGCTGAAAATTTCGTGAACGAAGTACAATATTCGGAAGCCAAGTTTTTCTACGGTTTCCAGATCATGATGGAAAACATTCATTCTGAGACCTATTCCCTTTTGATTGATACCTACGTTAAAGATGAAAAGGAAAAGAATCAGCTATTTAAAGCTATCGAAGTTTTCCCGGCTATCAAGAAAAAAGCAGACTGGGCACTAAACTGGATTGAATCAGATTCTTTTGCTGAAAGACTGATCGCTTTTGCGGCGGTAGAAGGTATCTTCTTTAGCGGAGCCTTCTGCTCTATATTCTGGTTGAAGAAACGCGGACTCATGCCCGGCCTTACGTTCTCCAACGAATTGATCTCCAGAGATGAAGGAATGCATTGTGATTTCGCGGTACATCTGCATAACAATCACCTTATAAATAAAGTTCCGAAGGAAAAAATACGCAAGATCATTATCGATGCTCTTAACATCGAACGAGAATTTGTGACTGAATCACTTCCCGTGAGCCTGATTGGGATGAATGCGAAATTAATGACCCAATATCTTGAATTCGTCACAGACCGACTTCTGGTAGAACTCGAATGTGAAAAAGAATTTAATGTTACAAATCCATTCGATTTTATGGATATGATCAACCTGCAGGGAAAAACGAACTTTTTTGAGAAAAGAGTGAGCGAATACCAGAAAGCAGGAGTGATGAATAAGGATAAAGAATCAGATGAAATCAGCTTTGACGCCGATTTCTAA
- a CDS encoding deoxycytidylate deaminase — MNQQKQLKFDRAYLRIAREWSKLSHCNRKQVGALIVKDRMIISDGYNGTPSGFENFCEDDEGYTKWYVLHAEANAILKVAGSTQSCKDATLYITMSPCKDCSKLIHQSGIKRLVYQIDYKDNAGLDFLRKAGVELEQITELEEN, encoded by the coding sequence ATGAATCAGCAAAAACAACTCAAATTTGATCGGGCATATCTTCGTATCGCCCGGGAATGGAGCAAATTATCACATTGTAATAGAAAACAGGTTGGCGCGTTAATAGTTAAGGACAGAATGATCATTTCTGATGGCTACAACGGTACCCCAAGTGGATTTGAGAACTTCTGTGAAGATGATGAAGGCTACACGAAGTGGTATGTCCTGCACGCTGAAGCAAACGCGATCCTTAAGGTAGCTGGTTCTACGCAGAGTTGTAAAGATGCTACTTTATACATTACAATGTCACCTTGCAAGGACTGTAGTAAGCTTATTCATCAATCGGGGATTAAACGCCTGGTTTATCAGATTGATTATAAGGACAATGCCGGGCTGGACTTTCTTCGGAAAGCTGGCGTTGAGCTGGAGCAGATCACTGAACTGGAAGAAAATTGA
- a CDS encoding FAD-binding oxidoreductase, translating to MEKVVKIKSIGQVTHDVKQFIVEKPEGYEFTPGHATEISINQEEWKDEKRPFTFTSLNEDVHLEFTIKIYPDHDGVTEQLSKLKEGDELIVRDTWGAIEYKGPGYIIAGGAGITPYISMLRDLKKKNKLDGMNLFFSNKTDKDIILKEELDSMLGENATYVITDQKDTKHTNAYLNEEFLKSNVSDLSKQFYICGPPEMTEDINKTLKNMGADTDAVQLDDQ from the coding sequence ATGGAAAAGGTAGTGAAGATCAAATCGATTGGGCAGGTAACGCACGATGTGAAGCAATTCATTGTTGAGAAACCTGAAGGCTATGAGTTTACACCGGGACATGCCACAGAAATTTCGATCAACCAGGAAGAGTGGAAAGATGAAAAAAGACCTTTTACTTTCACCAGTTTAAACGAAGACGTTCATCTCGAGTTTACTATCAAGATCTATCCAGATCATGATGGAGTAACGGAGCAATTATCTAAACTCAAGGAAGGTGACGAATTAATTGTAAGAGATACCTGGGGAGCAATAGAGTATAAAGGTCCTGGGTATATTATTGCCGGAGGAGCCGGGATCACACCATATATTTCGATGCTTCGGGATCTTAAGAAGAAAAATAAACTGGATGGTATGAATTTATTCTTCAGTAATAAGACCGATAAGGACATTATTCTGAAAGAGGAGCTGGATAGCATGCTTGGTGAAAATGCTACTTATGTAATTACAGATCAGAAAGACACTAAGCATACAAATGCTTATTTGAACGAGGAATTTCTGAAAAGCAACGTATCTGATCTTAGTAAACAATTTTATATATGCGGACCACCTGAAATGACAGAAGATATCAACAAAACTTTGAAAAATATGGGAGCAGATACCGATGCTGTTCAGCTGGATGATCAATAG
- the katG gene encoding catalase/peroxidase HPI, producing the protein MGKNHSGSDDNHKVWEVNESSKCPFMGGAIKNSAGNGTSNRDWWPNQLNLNILKQHSSLTDPMDDDFNYAEEFKSLDLAAVKQDLYDLMTDSQDWWPADYGHYGPFFIRMAWHSAGTYRIGDGRGGAGSAQQRFAPLNSWPDNANLDKARLLLWPIKKKYGRKLSWADLLVLAGNCAHESMGLPMFGFAGGREDVWEPENDVYWGSESEWLDNEERYAKGELESPLGAAHMGLIYVNPEGHNGNPDPVESATYIRDTFGRMAMNDYETVALIAGGHTFGKTHGAADPEKYVEAEPAAAGIEMQSMGWQNTYGTGKGADTITSGIEGAWTDTPTKWSNTYFENLFKYDWECIKGPGGAYQWQPKDNAGAGTVPDAHDPDKKHAPFMLTTDLSLKMDPEYEKISRHFLENPEEFADAYSRAWFKLTHRDMGPIERYLGPEVPQEELLWQDPIPKVEHEIINDQDIENLKSKILDSGLSTAALVSAAWASASTFRGSDKRGGANGARVRLAPQKGWEVNNPPQLGKVIQTLEGIQSDFNDSQDSKKVSIADLIVLAGCAAVEKAAKEAGHDVKVPFTPGRADATQEKTDVEAFEPLEPNADGFRNYFGNRDNISASAEALLIDRAQLLTLTAPEMTVLVGGMRSLGANYDGSKHGVFTDRPGQLTNDFFKNILDFGVTWKATSEDDQFFEGRDRRTGEVKYTGSRVDLIFGSNSELRALAEVYATDDVEAKFVKDFVKAWDKVMNLDRYDLKV; encoded by the coding sequence ATGGGAAAAAATCATTCTGGAAGCGACGATAATCACAAGGTTTGGGAAGTCAATGAATCCAGTAAATGTCCATTTATGGGCGGAGCTATTAAGAACTCTGCTGGTAACGGGACCTCTAACAGAGACTGGTGGCCAAATCAGCTAAACCTTAATATATTAAAACAGCATTCTTCATTAACCGATCCTATGGACGATGACTTTAATTATGCTGAAGAATTTAAGAGCCTTGATCTGGCTGCAGTAAAGCAGGATCTTTATGATCTTATGACCGACTCACAGGACTGGTGGCCTGCAGATTATGGCCATTATGGACCTTTCTTTATACGTATGGCCTGGCATAGTGCCGGTACTTACAGGATTGGAGATGGTCGTGGAGGAGCTGGTTCTGCACAACAGAGATTTGCTCCGCTAAATAGCTGGCCGGATAACGCGAATCTAGATAAGGCGAGATTACTCTTATGGCCTATCAAAAAGAAATATGGTAGAAAATTGTCCTGGGCAGATCTACTGGTACTTGCAGGAAACTGTGCTCATGAATCTATGGGCTTGCCAATGTTTGGTTTTGCCGGTGGTCGTGAAGATGTATGGGAACCAGAGAACGACGTTTACTGGGGATCTGAAAGCGAGTGGCTTGATAATGAGGAAAGATATGCTAAAGGTGAACTTGAGAGTCCGCTAGGAGCAGCACATATGGGATTGATCTATGTGAATCCTGAAGGACATAATGGGAATCCAGATCCGGTAGAATCAGCTACTTATATTCGAGACACCTTCGGAAGAATGGCGATGAACGATTATGAAACCGTTGCTTTGATCGCGGGGGGTCATACATTTGGGAAGACTCACGGTGCTGCAGATCCTGAGAAATATGTGGAAGCTGAACCAGCTGCTGCAGGGATTGAAATGCAGAGTATGGGATGGCAGAATACCTATGGAACCGGAAAGGGAGCTGATACGATCACTAGTGGAATTGAAGGCGCTTGGACAGACACTCCAACAAAATGGAGTAATACTTATTTCGAAAATCTATTTAAGTACGACTGGGAATGTATTAAAGGCCCAGGCGGAGCATACCAATGGCAGCCAAAGGATAATGCCGGAGCGGGAACTGTTCCAGATGCGCATGATCCAGATAAAAAACATGCACCGTTTATGTTAACGACAGATCTTTCTTTAAAGATGGATCCAGAATATGAAAAGATCTCCAGACATTTCCTTGAAAACCCTGAAGAGTTTGCAGATGCCTATTCCCGTGCCTGGTTTAAACTAACACACCGTGATATGGGACCTATCGAAAGATATTTAGGGCCGGAAGTTCCACAGGAGGAACTGCTATGGCAGGATCCAATTCCAAAAGTAGAGCATGAAATCATTAACGATCAGGATATTGAAAACTTAAAATCTAAAATTCTCGATAGCGGACTTTCTACTGCGGCGCTGGTTTCAGCTGCATGGGCTTCGGCTTCAACTTTTAGAGGTTCCGATAAACGTGGTGGTGCCAATGGTGCACGTGTACGCTTAGCACCTCAGAAGGGATGGGAAGTGAACAACCCGCCACAATTAGGAAAAGTGATCCAGACGTTGGAAGGAATTCAGTCAGATTTCAACGATTCACAGGATTCTAAAAAAGTTTCTATTGCAGATCTTATAGTCCTGGCCGGTTGTGCAGCAGTTGAAAAAGCAGCTAAAGAGGCTGGGCATGATGTAAAAGTGCCTTTTACTCCGGGACGTGCAGATGCTACCCAGGAAAAGACCGATGTGGAAGCGTTTGAACCACTGGAGCCTAATGCAGATGGTTTTAGAAACTACTTCGGAAACAGGGATAATATCTCAGCTTCAGCTGAAGCATTATTGATCGATAGAGCACAATTGCTAACTCTAACTGCTCCTGAAATGACGGTTCTGGTAGGAGGAATGAGATCTCTTGGTGCTAATTATGACGGTTCTAAGCATGGAGTTTTCACAGACAGACCAGGACAGTTGACCAACGATTTCTTCAAGAATATTCTTGACTTCGGAGTGACCTGGAAGGCAACTTCAGAAGATGATCAATTTTTTGAAGGAAGAGATAGAAGAACCGGAGAAGTGAAATATACCGGAAGCAGGGTAGATCTTATATTTGGATCAAATTCTGAATTGAGAGCACTGGCTGAGGTGTATGCTACTGATGATGTTGAAGCGAAATTCGTAAAAGATTTCGTAAAAGCCTGGGACAAGGTGATGAATCTTGATCGCTACGATCTTAAGGTTTAA
- a CDS encoding DUF3109 family protein → MFQLGKTLVSEEIIKNDFLCNLSACKGACCIDGEAGAPVEPEEREIMERIYPKVKQYLRPEGIEAIERQGVYITRENGEIETPLINNADCAYVTFDEKGTALCGIEEAYNQGDIDWKKPVSCHLYPVRIQEYTSFSAVNYHRWEICDDACSLGAELQVPIYKFVKEALVRKFGEEWYQELTVIADEIQKK, encoded by the coding sequence ATGTTTCAATTAGGTAAGACTTTAGTTTCTGAAGAGATCATCAAGAATGATTTTTTGTGCAATCTTTCTGCGTGTAAAGGCGCATGCTGTATAGATGGTGAGGCCGGTGCTCCGGTAGAGCCAGAAGAACGTGAGATCATGGAAAGAATCTACCCTAAAGTGAAACAATATCTTCGTCCTGAAGGTATAGAAGCTATCGAACGCCAGGGTGTTTATATCACCCGCGAAAATGGTGAAATTGAAACTCCGCTAATCAACAATGCAGATTGTGCTTACGTAACTTTTGACGAAAAAGGTACAGCACTCTGCGGAATTGAAGAAGCTTACAACCAGGGCGATATCGACTGGAAAAAACCTGTAAGCTGCCATTTATACCCTGTTAGAATCCAGGAATACACTTCATTTTCTGCAGTGAACTATCATCGCTGGGAAATTTGTGATGATGCCTGTAGTCTTGGGGCAGAACTACAGGTGCCCATTTACAAATTTGTAAAGGAGGCACTGGTTAGAAAGTTTGGTGAAGAATGGTATCAGGAATTAACTGTTATTGCAGATGAGATTCAGAAAAAATAG
- a CDS encoding SRPBCC domain-containing protein, which produces MASEGKIEIESKINAELDRVWEYWTKPEHITKWNKASKDWLCPNAENDLKEGGKFKYRMESEDGKVGFDFAGTYKEVREKEKLTYELEDGRNAEVTFSEEDGNVMIKEILDTEDDNPVDQQEQGWKSILQSFKAYTEEQS; this is translated from the coding sequence ATGGCTTCAGAAGGAAAGATCGAAATTGAGAGTAAAATAAATGCAGAACTAGACCGGGTTTGGGAATACTGGACTAAACCAGAGCATATTACCAAATGGAATAAAGCCAGTAAAGATTGGTTATGTCCCAACGCCGAAAATGATCTTAAGGAGGGCGGAAAGTTTAAATATCGAATGGAATCTGAAGATGGAAAAGTCGGTTTTGACTTCGCCGGAACTTATAAAGAGGTCAGAGAAAAAGAGAAACTCACTTATGAACTTGAAGATGGCAGGAATGCTGAAGTAACATTTTCAGAAGAAGATGGGAACGTAATGATCAAAGAAATCCTGGATACAGAAGATGATAATCCGGTGGATCAGCAAGAGCAAGGCTGGAAATCTATTCTTCAAAGTTTTAAAGCTTATACTGAAGAGCAATCATAA
- a CDS encoding MarC family protein: MFKVLDFKQIFTAGMILFAVIDIVGSIPIIIDLRKKVGHIQSEKASIVAGCLMVVFLFLGKEILNLIGIDVNSFAVAGSFILFFLALEMILGISLYKDDAPESASIVPLAFPLVAGAGTMTTLVSLQAEYETINIIVAIIFNIIFVYLVLKSSGRIEKILGSQGINVIRKVFGVILLAIAVKLFAANIQNLF, translated from the coding sequence ATGTTTAAAGTATTGGACTTCAAGCAAATATTCACCGCTGGAATGATTCTTTTTGCGGTAATAGACATCGTAGGAAGTATTCCTATTATTATAGATCTGCGAAAAAAGGTTGGTCATATACAGAGTGAAAAAGCGTCGATCGTTGCCGGTTGTCTTATGGTGGTCTTTCTCTTCCTGGGAAAAGAGATCCTGAATCTAATTGGAATTGATGTAAACTCATTTGCTGTCGCCGGTTCCTTTATCTTATTTTTCCTGGCCCTGGAAATGATCCTGGGAATTAGTCTTTATAAAGATGATGCTCCCGAATCTGCGTCTATAGTGCCTTTGGCATTCCCATTAGTTGCAGGAGCTGGTACGATGACTACTTTGGTCTCGTTGCAGGCAGAATATGAAACAATAAATATCATTGTCGCTATCATATTCAATATTATATTTGTATACCTGGTTCTTAAATCTTCCGGACGTATCGAGAAGATTCTTGGATCTCAGGGTATTAATGTAATTAGAAAAGTCTTTGGTGTGATCTTACTTGCTATCGCCGTGAAGCTTTTCGCCGCAAATATTCAGAATTTATTCTAA
- a CDS encoding LLM class flavin-dependent oxidoreductase gives MTKHINYSILDLAVVGQDISHSQVFKNTVDLAQQGEKLGYKRLWLAEHHNMVSIASSATTVLMSHVAAKTDSIRIGSGGIMLPNHSPLIVAEQFGTLGSLYPDRIDMGLGRAPGTDQVTAHAIRSDRMNSVFKFPHEIDEIQRYFKNSLKSTKVRATVAEGVNVPMYVLGSSTDSAHVAAEKGLPYVFASHFAPGQLFEAMEIYYREFQPSAYLEKPYTIAGINVTAAETNEEAEKLSTSSLRMMVGVLTGNLDYLQKPVEMDAELREVRDNPALQRMLKYSFVGDKQHIKNKTEEFLKDTGVDEVIVASHIYHQEDRLRSYRIFSEVMQEINS, from the coding sequence ATGACCAAACATATAAATTACTCTATTCTGGATCTTGCAGTTGTAGGTCAGGATATTTCACATTCTCAGGTTTTCAAAAATACCGTAGACCTTGCTCAGCAGGGAGAAAAACTAGGGTATAAAAGACTCTGGCTCGCAGAGCACCATAATATGGTGAGTATCGCGAGCTCTGCGACGACTGTTCTGATGAGTCATGTCGCGGCTAAAACAGATAGTATTCGTATTGGAAGTGGCGGTATTATGCTACCAAATCACTCTCCGTTAATTGTTGCTGAACAGTTTGGAACTTTAGGGTCTCTATATCCAGACAGGATCGATATGGGACTTGGCCGGGCTCCGGGAACAGACCAGGTAACTGCGCACGCGATTCGAAGTGATCGCATGAATTCTGTTTTTAAATTCCCGCATGAGATCGATGAAATTCAGCGATACTTTAAGAATAGCTTAAAATCTACAAAAGTAAGAGCTACTGTTGCTGAAGGGGTTAACGTGCCTATGTACGTTTTAGGTTCGAGCACTGATAGTGCTCATGTGGCTGCAGAAAAGGGGCTTCCCTATGTTTTTGCCAGTCATTTTGCACCTGGACAGTTATTTGAAGCTATGGAAATTTATTACAGAGAATTCCAGCCTTCAGCATATCTTGAAAAACCTTATACTATTGCAGGGATCAATGTGACCGCCGCAGAGACCAACGAAGAAGCCGAAAAACTTTCCACCAGCTCACTTAGAATGATGGTGGGTGTCCTTACTGGGAATCTGGACTATTTGCAAAAGCCCGTCGAAATGGATGCTGAATTACGTGAAGTTCGCGATAATCCCGCTTTACAGCGAATGCTGAAATATTCGTTCGTAGGAGACAAACAGCACATCAAAAACAAAACTGAAGAATTTCTGAAGGATACCGGGGTTGATGAGGTCATTGTTGCTTCTCATATCTACCATCAGGAAGATAGACTTAGGTCGTACCGCATTTTTTCAGAAGTGATGCAGGAAATTAATTCCTAA
- a CDS encoding S41 family peptidase: MKKRNKIYTPLLLSIACAAGLVLGARLNFDTGDELFSANPKKQKLNRLIDYIDYEYVDDVNTDSIVDITVNKILENLDPHSVYIPKDEYAKVSENMKGDFVGIGVSFYQVNDTIVVIQALEGGPSAKIGIRGGDRILYANGKALFKSDVTEDSVIAQLKGKENSKVSLKVLRKGRDELLTFNVRRGVVPIKSVDASYMLTKELGYIKIDRFSETTYEEFSEAIQELKASGASQIALDLRDNPGGYLSEAINIADEFIKDDKLILFTKNKSGSIEETFAQREGEFENGKVFVLINENSASASEVVAGALQDNDVGTIVGRRSYGKGLVQREMELGDGSAVRLTIARYYTPTGRSIQKPYDNGNESYFNDYMERYENGELSSRDSIVTNDSLRYITPGGKVVYGGGGIIPDIFVPKDTNLEKEKLTLLLRGGYMSRFIFDLLEKDRTFYNSITRKNYREKIEITDKMIYDFNRYLKYQNIGLGNVSEERKPILKKYLKAEIAQQLFGTNVFERYLNEDDRLIEKIIQLSMEK; the protein is encoded by the coding sequence TTGAAAAAAAGAAATAAAATATATACCCCTTTACTTTTAAGTATCGCATGTGCTGCGGGATTGGTCCTGGGTGCGAGACTTAATTTTGATACCGGTGATGAATTATTCTCTGCCAATCCAAAAAAGCAGAAATTAAATCGCCTTATCGACTATATAGATTATGAATATGTTGATGATGTAAATACAGATAGCATCGTAGATATTACTGTTAATAAAATTCTTGAAAACCTGGATCCACATTCGGTTTATATTCCGAAGGATGAGTATGCGAAAGTCAGCGAAAACATGAAAGGCGATTTCGTTGGAATTGGCGTAAGCTTTTACCAGGTGAACGATACTATCGTCGTCATACAGGCTCTTGAAGGTGGACCTAGTGCAAAGATTGGGATTCGCGGCGGAGACAGGATATTATATGCTAACGGGAAAGCTCTTTTCAAAAGCGATGTAACGGAAGACTCCGTCATTGCACAACTTAAGGGAAAGGAAAACTCAAAAGTTTCTTTAAAAGTTCTTCGGAAGGGAAGAGACGAGTTACTTACATTCAATGTAAGAAGAGGTGTTGTCCCCATAAAAAGCGTTGATGCCAGCTATATGCTTACCAAAGAGCTGGGCTATATAAAGATCGATCGTTTTTCTGAAACTACCTATGAAGAATTTAGTGAAGCCATACAGGAACTAAAAGCCAGTGGCGCGTCACAAATCGCTTTGGATCTAAGGGACAACCCTGGAGGATACCTTTCTGAAGCGATCAATATAGCCGACGAATTTATCAAGGACGACAAACTAATTCTGTTCACCAAAAATAAAAGTGGTTCCATTGAAGAAACCTTTGCTCAGAGGGAAGGTGAATTTGAAAACGGGAAAGTTTTTGTTCTGATTAATGAAAATTCCGCTTCCGCCAGTGAAGTGGTAGCCGGAGCTTTACAGGATAATGATGTAGGAACTATCGTTGGGCGTCGCTCCTATGGAAAAGGTTTGGTACAACGCGAAATGGAACTGGGTGACGGTAGCGCGGTAAGACTTACCATAGCGAGATATTATACTCCTACGGGAAGATCTATTCAGAAACCATATGATAATGGCAATGAGTCCTACTTCAATGATTATATGGAAAGATATGAAAATGGGGAATTAAGCAGTCGGGATTCGATTGTCACCAATGACAGTCTTCGTTATATCACTCCCGGTGGAAAAGTCGTATATGGCGGCGGCGGAATCATCCCGGATATTTTTGTTCCAAAGGATACCAATCTGGAAAAGGAAAAGCTCACCTTGCTTCTAAGAGGTGGTTATATGAGCCGATTTATATTTGATCTTCTGGAAAAGGACCGGACATTTTACAACAGTATTACCAGGAAAAATTACCGCGAGAAGATCGAAATTACAGATAAGATGATTTATGATTTTAATCGCTATTTAAAATATCAAAACATTGGTTTAGGAAATGTTAGTGAAGAGCGTAAGCCTATTTTAAAGAAATATTTAAAGGCTGAAATTGCACAGCAACTATTTGGCACTAATGTATTTGAACGGTATTTAAATGAAGATGATCGATTAATCGAGAAAATAATCCAGTTGTCGATGGAAAAATAA
- a CDS encoding FAD-dependent oxidoreductase — protein MGNFHYDVLIVGAGVAGISCALVLGSALEKPYALNRKVGILLHHRNSHLNSALLNNAFGIAPGTNGKELLEKSILHLEELYTDIELIPKEKAKEIFSLSEGFQLTTNKNVYTSERLVIATVHESNAN, from the coding sequence ATGGGTAATTTCCATTATGATGTACTAATTGTTGGGGCTGGAGTAGCAGGAATTTCCTGTGCACTTGTGCTTGGTTCTGCTCTCGAGAAGCCTTACGCTTTAAATCGAAAAGTAGGTATTTTGTTACATCACAGGAACTCTCACTTAAACTCAGCTTTGCTCAATAATGCCTTCGGAATAGCTCCCGGAACCAATGGTAAGGAGCTCCTTGAGAAAAGTATTCTGCATTTAGAAGAACTTTATACAGATATAGAACTTATTCCGAAGGAGAAAGCGAAAGAAATTTTTTCTCTATCTGAAGGATTCCAGTTAACTACAAACAAGAATGTGTATACTTCAGAAAGACTTGTTATTGCTACTGTACACGAGTCCAATGCGAATTAA
- a CDS encoding HupE/UreJ family protein, whose protein sequence is MSQFWVYFELGLDHVLDWQAYDHVLFIVVLVASYGFTTWKRVLGLVTLFTVGHTLALFLSVYKILKVDPNYVEFLIPVTILATAIFDIATAGKKVRNTNYNLLYFTTAFFGLVHGLGFSSYFKMIASGTSNKFWPLVEFALGIEAAQILVVLAVMIIGFVCQNLLKVSKRDWIIVTASIVIGVILPILQETYLAL, encoded by the coding sequence ATGTCACAATTTTGGGTTTATTTCGAGCTTGGTTTAGATCACGTTTTAGATTGGCAGGCTTATGACCATGTTCTTTTTATAGTTGTCCTGGTAGCTTCTTATGGTTTCACGACCTGGAAAAGAGTGCTTGGCCTGGTAACTTTATTTACAGTGGGTCATACCCTCGCGTTGTTTCTTTCGGTTTACAAAATCCTTAAAGTAGATCCCAATTATGTAGAATTTTTAATTCCGGTTACGATACTCGCTACGGCAATTTTCGATATTGCCACTGCCGGTAAAAAAGTTCGGAATACAAATTATAACCTCCTCTATTTTACAACTGCCTTTTTCGGACTCGTTCACGGACTTGGTTTTTCTTCCTATTTTAAAATGATCGCTTCCGGGACCAGCAATAAGTTCTGGCCTCTGGTGGAGTTCGCTCTCGGGATCGAAGCTGCACAAATACTCGTAGTGTTAGCGGTGATGATCATAGGATTTGTTTGTCAGAATCTATTAAAGGTCTCCAAAAGGGACTGGATCATTGTGACTGCTTCTATCGTAATTGGAGTCATTCTACCAATTCTGCAGGAAACCTATCTGGCATTGTAG